The Kineothrix sp. MB12-C1 genome includes a window with the following:
- a CDS encoding UDP-N-acetylmuramoyl-L-alanyl-D-glutamate--2,6-diaminopimelate ligase, which translates to MRKLSDLLEKLEYECVMGTTDIHVDAVIYDSRKVMENSLFICITGAKSDGHDFAEDVVEKGAKVLVVEKDIVLSKEAQEKGVTVIKVADTRYAMAFISAAWFDHPARQMKIIGITGTKGKSTTSYFVKSILEHAGHKVGLIGTIEVIIGGKSSHVVNTTPESYLLQEYFRQMADVGCDTVVMEVSSQGLKLHRTQGFIFDIGIFTNIQPDHIGPDEHADFEEYMACKSLLFRQCKIGIVNRDDEHWETVTKEHTCELETYGFREGADLRAQNVQLIKKPGELGVVFDVTGLMNFTTEVTTPGRFSVYNALAAIAICRHFDVEIEKIKEAFMEVKVKGRIEMVKVSDEFTLMIDYAHNAMSLESLLSTLKEYEPERLVCLFGCGGNRSKYRRYEMGEVSGRLADLTIITSDNPRFEKPQDIIEDIKIGIGKTDGTYVEICDRKEAIAYAIDHGRPGDIIVLAGKGHEDYQEIEGIKYPMDERDIIRDILKEREWKETMQTS; encoded by the coding sequence ATGAGGAAACTAAGCGATTTGCTGGAAAAGCTGGAATATGAATGCGTGATGGGAACGACCGATATACATGTGGATGCGGTAATATATGATTCGCGTAAGGTGATGGAAAATAGCCTTTTTATTTGTATTACAGGTGCAAAATCGGATGGCCATGATTTCGCAGAGGATGTTGTGGAAAAAGGTGCAAAAGTACTTGTTGTAGAAAAGGATATCGTTTTGTCGAAAGAGGCACAGGAAAAAGGTGTGACAGTGATCAAAGTAGCGGATACCCGTTATGCGATGGCGTTTATTTCAGCAGCATGGTTCGATCATCCGGCAAGACAGATGAAAATTATCGGTATCACAGGAACGAAAGGCAAATCCACTACTTCTTATTTTGTGAAGTCGATTCTGGAACATGCAGGACATAAAGTAGGACTTATCGGAACGATTGAGGTAATAATCGGAGGGAAAAGCAGCCATGTAGTCAATACAACGCCTGAATCTTACCTATTACAGGAATATTTCAGGCAGATGGCGGATGTGGGATGTGATACGGTGGTGATGGAAGTATCGTCACAAGGATTGAAGCTCCATAGGACCCAGGGATTTATATTCGATATTGGAATTTTCACAAATATTCAGCCCGACCATATCGGTCCCGATGAACATGCTGATTTTGAAGAATATATGGCTTGTAAGAGCCTTCTTTTCAGGCAATGTAAAATTGGTATTGTAAATAGAGATGATGAGCATTGGGAAACTGTGACAAAGGAACATACCTGTGAGCTGGAAACCTATGGATTCCGTGAGGGAGCGGACCTTCGTGCACAAAACGTACAGTTGATTAAAAAGCCCGGAGAACTGGGTGTTGTGTTTGATGTGACAGGGTTAATGAATTTCACAACAGAAGTAACCACACCGGGACGTTTCAGCGTATATAATGCGCTTGCGGCTATTGCGATTTGCAGACATTTCGATGTAGAGATAGAGAAGATAAAAGAGGCCTTTATGGAAGTGAAGGTAAAGGGTCGAATTGAAATGGTGAAAGTATCCGATGAATTCACTTTGATGATAGACTATGCTCACAATGCAATGAGTCTGGAAAGTCTTCTTAGCACGTTGAAAGAGTATGAACCGGAGAGGCTTGTTTGTTTGTTCGGTTGCGGAGGCAACCGGTCTAAGTATCGTAGATATGAGATGGGAGAGGTCAGCGGAAGGCTGGCGGACCTGACTATTATTACTTCGGATAATCCGAGATTTGAAAAGCCTCAGGATATTATTGAGGATATTAAGATAGGAATCGGTAAAACGGACGGAACCTATGTGGAGATATGTGACAGGAAAGAAGCAATCGCCTATGCGATAGACCATGGAAGACCGGGGGACATTATTGTGCTTGCGGGAAAAGGACACGAGGACTATCAGGAGATTGAAGGGATAAAGTATCCGATGGACGAAAGAGATATTATTCGGGATATCCTGAAGGAGCGTGAATGGAAGGAAACTATGCAAACGTCATAA
- the recJ gene encoding single-stranded-DNA-specific exonuclease RecJ, protein MVVGMAKWFVAAKKADFNRIAKEYGIDPVLARIIRNRDVIEEDEIRRYLKGGREDFYAPELLKDMDKAVSLLCRKIKEGSKIRVIGDYDADGICSSYILLKGLSTCLANVDTVIPHRVRDGYGLNDSLIEEAHGEGVDTIVTCDNGIAAASQISHAKELGMTVIVTDHHEIPYEEDTQGRRAYLIPGADAVVNPKQEECTYPYKNICGGVVAYKVIQELFSRLSPENGEEVQEELLEIAAFATVCDVMELRDENRILVKCGLENMRHTRNEGLRALIDVCGLTGKPLSSYHIGFMLGPCMNATGRLDTAKRALLLLSSKERSEAVKIAEELKNLNDSRKELTLEGTEQAIAYIESENRKEDKVLVIYLPECHESLAGIIAGRIREKYGKPAFVLTKGEEGVKGSGRSIESYHMYEQMSVCKEYFTRYGGHKMAAGLSMEESDIESFRKKINESCLLTEEDFEEKVHIDVAMPFSYLTKEFIKELDLLEPFGVGNPKPVFAQKNVRIISERIMGKNKNVGKYSVCDEAGQSYEMIYFGDLEKFHDFLMQRVEGETFSRLQRGQTVNIPIHITYYPSLNTYAGKETIQIVMQNYM, encoded by the coding sequence ATGGTTGTTGGTATGGCGAAGTGGTTTGTTGCGGCAAAAAAAGCCGATTTTAATAGAATAGCGAAGGAGTATGGAATTGATCCGGTACTTGCAAGGATAATACGTAATAGAGATGTAATAGAAGAAGATGAGATTCGCAGATATTTAAAGGGCGGCAGAGAGGATTTCTATGCTCCTGAGTTATTGAAAGATATGGATAAGGCTGTATCCCTTTTATGCAGAAAGATTAAAGAAGGCTCGAAGATACGGGTAATAGGAGATTACGATGCGGATGGGATTTGTTCTTCTTATATACTCTTAAAAGGGCTGAGCACCTGTTTGGCTAATGTGGATACCGTTATTCCACATAGGGTCAGGGATGGGTATGGATTAAATGATTCTTTAATTGAAGAAGCCCACGGCGAGGGTGTGGATACGATCGTTACGTGTGACAACGGTATCGCTGCAGCATCCCAGATTTCTCATGCGAAGGAACTTGGAATGACTGTTATCGTTACCGACCATCATGAAATTCCTTATGAAGAAGATACACAGGGCAGACGTGCTTATCTAATTCCTGGAGCGGATGCCGTAGTGAATCCTAAGCAGGAGGAATGTACTTATCCTTATAAAAACATATGCGGCGGCGTAGTTGCCTATAAGGTAATCCAGGAACTATTCTCCCGTTTATCTCCCGAAAATGGAGAAGAAGTACAGGAGGAGTTGTTGGAAATAGCTGCATTTGCCACTGTGTGCGATGTTATGGAGCTTCGGGATGAGAATCGTATTCTCGTGAAATGTGGGTTGGAAAATATGAGGCATACGAGGAATGAAGGCTTGAGGGCATTGATAGATGTATGTGGCCTGACCGGGAAGCCTCTGTCCTCTTATCATATTGGTTTTATGCTGGGGCCTTGCATGAATGCGACAGGGCGCCTGGATACGGCCAAAAGAGCTCTTCTTTTGCTTAGCAGTAAGGAGAGGAGTGAGGCGGTGAAGATTGCCGAGGAGTTGAAGAATTTAAATGACAGCAGAAAAGAATTGACGTTGGAAGGAACGGAGCAGGCAATTGCCTATATCGAGTCCGAAAACAGGAAAGAGGATAAGGTACTTGTTATCTATTTGCCGGAATGCCACGAGAGTCTTGCCGGAATTATCGCCGGAAGAATTCGTGAAAAATATGGAAAACCTGCCTTCGTATTGACTAAGGGGGAAGAAGGGGTAAAAGGCTCGGGCCGTTCCATAGAGAGTTATCATATGTATGAACAGATGAGCGTTTGTAAAGAGTATTTCACCAGATATGGCGGCCATAAAATGGCAGCGGGACTTTCGATGGAAGAAAGTGATATTGAAAGCTTCCGTAAGAAGATAAATGAATCCTGCCTTTTAACAGAGGAAGATTTCGAAGAAAAAGTACATATCGATGTCGCCATGCCCTTTTCCTATTTGACAAAAGAATTCATTAAGGAACTGGACCTGCTGGAGCCCTTCGGTGTGGGCAATCCAAAACCTGTATTTGCCCAGAAAAATGTTCGAATCATAAGTGAACGTATTATGGGAAAGAATAAAAACGTAGGGAAATATAGTGTATGCGACGAGGCCGGACAATCCTATGAGATGATATATTTCGGAGACCTGGAAAAGTTCCATGACTTCCTGATGCAGCGCGTGGAAGGCGAAACGTTCTCGCGCCTGCAAAGAGGACAGACGGTGAACATCCCGATTCATATTACCTACTACCCATCTCTGAATACCTATGCCGGTAAAGAGACGATACAAATCGTAATGCAGAATTATATGTAG
- the secD gene encoding protein translocase subunit SecD, translating to MKKNRAIIVLLVMVLALGGLVFTATVGIGTEKAGSASGIKLGLDLAGGVSITYQAVGEEDPTDEDMADTIYKLQKRVENYSTEAQVYKEGSNRINIEIPGVSDENEVLQELGKPGSLVFMNSSNEEVLTGTDVANAQAGTQQDSMGNSQFVVQLTMTDEGRVKFAEATRAAYPTNDIIYIIYDNAVISAPAVQAEITDGQAVITGMASYEEAEALASTIRIGGLKLQLEELRSNVVGAQLGSEAISTSLKAGAAGFVLVVIFMLVTYYVMGAAASLALAIYTALIIVLLNAFEITLTLPGIAGIILSIGMAVDANVIIFARVREELATGKTIPSAVKIGFEKAMSAIIDSNITTLIAALVLGLKGSGTVKGFAQTLALGIILSMFTALFVTRMIMKAFYAVGLKNMKLYGIGKERKTIDFLAKRKIFFAVSLVLIIAGFIVMGINANTKGSILNYSLEFVGGTSTKVVFNEDLSIADIDSKVVPEIEAITGSGDVQTQKVAGTNEVIFKTRTLTVSEREEMKEALVESFTVDEEKITSETISSAISKEMQSDAAIAVIIAVVCMLIYIWFRFKDIRFGTSSVIALINDVAIVFVFYGISRISVGGTFIACMLTIVGYSINSTIVIFDRIREKVAAAAKNVDLKELVNESITQTLSRSIFTSLTTFLMVLALYIFGVTSIREFALPLMVGIICGTYSSICLSGALWYVFRTKIVKKN from the coding sequence ATGAAGAAGAACAGAGCGATTATTGTCTTACTTGTAATGGTATTGGCACTAGGCGGACTTGTGTTCACCGCGACAGTGGGAATTGGAACGGAAAAAGCGGGATCTGCTTCGGGCATTAAGCTTGGGCTTGATCTTGCAGGCGGTGTGAGTATTACCTATCAGGCAGTGGGTGAGGAAGATCCGACAGATGAAGACATGGCGGATACCATTTACAAGCTGCAAAAACGTGTGGAGAACTACAGTACAGAGGCGCAGGTGTATAAGGAAGGAAGCAACAGAATTAACATTGAGATTCCGGGTGTTTCCGATGAAAATGAAGTTCTTCAAGAGTTAGGTAAACCGGGTTCGTTGGTATTTATGAATTCTTCCAATGAAGAAGTGCTTACCGGTACGGATGTTGCTAACGCACAAGCAGGCACTCAGCAGGATAGTATGGGCAATAGCCAGTTCGTAGTACAACTTACAATGACCGATGAAGGTCGAGTTAAGTTCGCAGAGGCGACGAGGGCGGCTTATCCTACCAACGATATTATTTATATTATTTATGATAATGCAGTTATCAGCGCACCGGCTGTACAAGCTGAGATTACAGATGGACAGGCAGTTATCACCGGAATGGCTTCTTATGAAGAAGCGGAAGCCTTAGCTTCCACTATTCGCATCGGTGGTTTGAAACTTCAATTGGAGGAGCTTCGTTCGAATGTGGTAGGGGCACAGCTTGGATCTGAAGCAATCAGTACGAGTTTGAAAGCAGGAGCGGCAGGCTTTGTTCTGGTCGTTATATTTATGCTTGTAACGTACTATGTTATGGGAGCAGCAGCCAGCTTAGCACTCGCCATTTATACGGCACTTATCATTGTACTTCTGAATGCGTTTGAAATTACATTAACACTGCCCGGAATTGCAGGTATTATCCTGTCTATCGGTATGGCAGTGGATGCGAATGTTATTATCTTCGCCAGAGTCAGAGAAGAGTTGGCAACCGGTAAAACGATACCCTCAGCAGTGAAGATTGGATTTGAAAAGGCTATGTCAGCAATTATCGATAGTAATATTACTACATTGATTGCGGCTCTCGTTCTCGGGCTGAAAGGTTCCGGCACGGTAAAAGGCTTTGCACAGACCTTGGCGCTCGGTATTATTTTATCCATGTTCACCGCACTTTTTGTTACCAGGATGATTATGAAGGCATTCTATGCGGTAGGGCTTAAGAACATGAAACTTTACGGTATAGGAAAAGAGAGAAAGACCATCGATTTTCTCGCTAAAAGAAAGATTTTCTTTGCAGTGTCCTTAGTATTAATTATTGCAGGATTTATTGTGATGGGGATCAACGCAAATACAAAGGGAAGTATATTGAATTACAGCCTTGAGTTCGTAGGCGGAACATCTACTAAGGTTGTGTTTAATGAGGACTTATCCATTGCAGATATCGATAGCAAGGTAGTACCTGAAATTGAAGCGATTACAGGAAGCGGAGATGTTCAGACGCAGAAGGTGGCGGGGACGAATGAGGTTATCTTCAAGACGAGAACTTTAACTGTTTCAGAACGAGAAGAGATGAAAGAAGCTCTTGTAGAAAGCTTCACTGTAGATGAGGAAAAGATTACCTCGGAAACTATCAGCTCGGCGATCAGTAAAGAAATGCAGTCCGATGCTGCAATTGCTGTGATTATTGCAGTTGTATGCATGCTCATTTATATATGGTTCCGTTTCAAGGATATCCGGTTCGGTACGAGCTCTGTAATCGCATTGATCAATGATGTTGCGATTGTATTCGTATTCTATGGCATATCTAGAATATCGGTGGGAGGCACTTTTATCGCGTGTATGCTGACGATTGTCGGTTACTCTATTAACTCGACCATTGTTATCTTCGATAGAATCAGGGAGAAGGTTGCAGCGGCGGCTAAGAATGTAGATTTGAAGGAACTTGTGAACGAAAGTATCACTCAGACATTGTCAAGAAGTATCTTTACATCCTTGACAACCTTCCTGATGGTTCTTGCATTATATATTTTCGGAGTGACGAGCATACGTGAATTCGCGCTTCCGCTCATGGTCGGTATTATATGTGGAACCTATTCCTCTATTTGCCTGTCCGGAGCATTATGGTATGTGTTCCGCACTAAAATTGTAAAGAAGAACTAA
- a CDS encoding zinc metallopeptidase: MFGYYGYYMDPTYILVFIGAIICIAASSKLNSTYSKYEKVRSARGITGAEAAAKILTYSGIHDVRIERVQGNLTDHYDPRNKVLRLSDRTYQSTSIAAIGVAAHECGHAVQHQEEYLPLKFRGVLAPIASISSTISVPLIILGVVLGMYSSLVQIGIWVFALAVLFQIVTLPVEYNASSRALAMLTDYGITAGEEVEGCKRVLNAAALTYVAAVASSILQLLRLLLLFGGRRRDD; this comes from the coding sequence ATGTTTGGATATTATGGTTATTATATGGATCCCACTTATATTCTTGTTTTTATCGGAGCGATAATATGCATTGCTGCCAGCAGCAAGCTAAATAGTACTTATAGTAAATATGAAAAAGTAAGAAGTGCAAGGGGAATCACAGGAGCCGAGGCTGCTGCGAAAATTCTGACTTACTCGGGTATTCATGATGTAAGAATTGAGCGCGTGCAGGGGAACCTGACCGATCACTATGATCCGAGAAATAAAGTGCTGAGACTTTCAGATCGTACCTATCAATCCACCTCTATTGCAGCCATTGGTGTGGCAGCCCATGAGTGCGGACATGCAGTGCAGCATCAGGAAGAATACCTACCGTTGAAGTTCCGGGGTGTACTTGCTCCCATCGCGAGCATTAGTTCCACCATCAGTGTTCCTCTGATTATATTAGGTGTTGTTCTCGGCATGTATTCCAGTCTTGTGCAAATAGGAATTTGGGTGTTCGCTCTGGCGGTGTTATTTCAGATTGTGACGCTTCCTGTAGAATATAACGCATCATCAAGAGCGCTTGCGATGCTTACCGATTATGGTATTACTGCAGGAGAAGAAGTAGAGGGATGCAAGAGGGTGCTGAATGCGGCAGCACTTACTTATGTGGCAGCAGTTGCTTCGTCGATTCTGCAGCTTCTGCGTCTGCTGCTTCTGTTCGGAGGAAGAAGGCGCGATGACTAA
- the priA gene encoding replication restart helicase PriA, with translation MEGNYANVIIDISHEKVDRPFQYKIPDELRGILRVGACVTVPFGAGNHLRKGYVIEITDRAEFAPDKLKYIAFVQEKDLTAEDYYIRLAAWMKEQYGSTMIAALKTVLPVKQKIKKLEKKSCKLLLSPEEAKVLYEDCLKKHQVAKARVLASLMEEEELPVSLLTGKLHVSMPTLNSLEKQGAIQIMTENNYRNPMEFVEDSKDARSESYGEKKCLSDEQSVILNDIISGYDEGERRTCLIHGITGSGKTEVYLSLIEEIVKRGKQAIVLIPEIALTYQTVLRFYRCFGSRVSVINSTLSKGEKYDQCERAKKGDIDVIIGPRSALFTPFPNLGLIIIDEEHENTYKSESMPKYHARETAIEIASMHDGFVVLGSATPSLESYSRAKSGEYRLYELTKRQAGGELPTVYTVDLREELKEGNRSIFSRQLYGLMEKRLRAGEQIILFLNRRGYAGFISCRACGHVMKCPHCDVSLSEHKNGKLVCHYCGHEEISVKSCPTCGSKYMLGFRAGTQQIEEALHKEFPEAKVLRMDADTTRTKDSYEEILNHFANGEADILVGTQMIVKGHDFPNVTLVGILAADLSLHINDYRAGERTFQLLTQAAGRAGRSNKPGEVVIQTYDPEHYSIVHASKQDYQAFYEEEMLYRELLLYPPAAHMLAILVASPQEEAGSELAHIIGNLIKENANDVGHGTYLIGPAPASVSRVNDIYRFMLYIKNKEYSKLVDIKNILELYIEERRQQEEWRKEVVQFDFDPMNSY, from the coding sequence ATGGAAGGAAACTATGCAAACGTCATAATCGACATTTCCCATGAAAAGGTGGATCGCCCTTTTCAATATAAGATACCCGATGAGCTGAGAGGAATTCTTAGAGTAGGCGCTTGTGTGACGGTACCTTTTGGGGCGGGCAACCATTTAAGAAAAGGATATGTGATTGAGATAACAGACCGGGCAGAATTTGCGCCGGATAAACTAAAATATATTGCTTTCGTACAGGAGAAGGACTTAACGGCAGAGGACTATTATATCCGCCTTGCGGCGTGGATGAAGGAACAATATGGTTCGACCATGATAGCTGCTCTTAAAACAGTGCTTCCGGTCAAGCAAAAAATTAAAAAGCTGGAAAAGAAAAGCTGTAAGCTCCTACTCTCCCCCGAGGAGGCGAAAGTGCTGTATGAAGACTGCCTGAAAAAGCATCAGGTAGCGAAAGCAAGGGTGCTGGCAAGCCTTATGGAGGAGGAAGAACTTCCGGTATCTCTTCTTACCGGGAAGCTCCATGTATCGATGCCCACACTAAATAGTCTGGAAAAGCAAGGTGCTATTCAGATCATGACAGAAAATAACTACCGTAACCCTATGGAATTCGTGGAGGATAGCAAGGATGCCCGAAGTGAGAGTTATGGTGAGAAAAAGTGTTTAAGTGATGAGCAAAGCGTTATATTGAACGATATCATATCCGGATATGATGAAGGAGAACGAAGAACCTGTCTGATTCACGGTATCACAGGAAGCGGTAAGACGGAAGTATACCTTTCTCTTATTGAAGAAATTGTAAAAAGGGGAAAGCAAGCGATTGTGCTTATTCCTGAAATTGCACTTACTTATCAGACGGTGCTTCGATTTTATCGGTGCTTCGGCAGCCGTGTATCGGTAATCAATTCGACGCTTTCCAAAGGAGAGAAGTACGACCAGTGCGAGCGGGCCAAAAAGGGAGATATCGATGTTATTATCGGTCCCAGATCCGCCCTTTTCACTCCTTTTCCTAATCTGGGATTGATTATTATAGATGAAGAGCATGAGAATACATACAAAAGTGAATCCATGCCGAAATACCATGCCAGAGAGACTGCGATTGAGATCGCTTCCATGCATGATGGATTCGTAGTGCTGGGTTCGGCGACGCCCTCGTTGGAGTCCTATAGCCGGGCTAAGAGCGGCGAGTATCGGTTATATGAGTTGACAAAACGTCAGGCAGGTGGTGAGCTTCCTACTGTTTATACGGTGGATTTGCGGGAAGAATTAAAGGAAGGGAACCGTTCCATCTTCAGCAGACAGCTCTATGGATTGATGGAAAAGCGTTTGCGCGCGGGAGAGCAGATTATTCTCTTTTTAAATAGAAGGGGCTATGCCGGTTTCATTTCCTGTCGTGCTTGCGGACATGTGATGAAATGTCCCCACTGCGATGTTTCCCTATCGGAGCATAAAAACGGCAAGCTGGTATGTCATTATTGCGGACATGAAGAAATATCTGTAAAAAGCTGTCCCACGTGCGGTTCTAAGTATATGCTCGGATTCCGTGCGGGAACCCAACAGATAGAAGAAGCGCTCCATAAGGAATTCCCGGAAGCAAAAGTACTTCGGATGGATGCCGATACGACGCGGACGAAAGACAGTTATGAAGAGATATTGAATCACTTTGCCAATGGAGAAGCCGACATCTTAGTCGGGACCCAGATGATTGTAAAAGGGCATGATTTTCCCAATGTGACCTTAGTGGGGATTCTGGCGGCGGACTTATCCCTTCATATTAATGATTATCGTGCGGGGGAGCGGACGTTCCAGTTACTGACACAAGCGGCAGGAAGGGCAGGAAGAAGTAATAAACCCGGAGAAGTGGTCATTCAAACCTATGATCCGGAGCATTATAGCATCGTACATGCCTCGAAGCAAGACTACCAAGCTTTCTATGAGGAAGAAATGCTTTACAGAGAACTCCTTCTCTATCCGCCAGCTGCCCATATGCTGGCCATCTTAGTTGCTTCTCCACAGGAGGAAGCAGGAAGTGAACTCGCTCATATCATAGGAAATCTTATAAAAGAAAACGCAAATGATGTAGGACATGGTACTTACCTCATCGGTCCGGCGCCTGCCAGCGTAAGCCGGGTGAATGACATTTACCGTTTTATGTTATATATTAAAAACAAAGAATATAGTAAACTCGTAGATATAAAGAATATACTGGAATTGTATATCGAAGAAAGAAGACAGCAGGAAGAATGGAGGAAAGAAGTGGTGCAATTCGACTTCGATCCGATGAATTCTTATTAA
- the fmt gene encoding methionyl-tRNA formyltransferase, translating to MKLVFMGTPDFAVGALEAIVEAGHQVSAVVTQPDKPKGRGKEVQMPPVKQCALKYGIPVLQPIKIKAPEAVEELRKYEADVFVVAAFGQLLSEEILTMPPYGCINIHASLLPKYRGAAPIQWVILNGEKETGITIMQMDKGIDTGDMLMKCVVPIGEKETGESLHDKLGEAGAKLIVEALPLIEKRELIPEKQKEEEATHITMLKKSLGHINWTKSAAEIDCLIRGLNSWPSAYTYYEKKTLKIWEAKPMPSTEEGECEAGTVTKVEKDAFYVCTGDGVLQVTEVQLEGKKRMRVRDFLLGYEVAPGMTLDKQIESYGG from the coding sequence ATGAAATTAGTTTTCATGGGAACCCCTGATTTTGCGGTAGGCGCGTTGGAAGCTATCGTAGAAGCAGGGCATCAGGTAAGCGCAGTTGTGACTCAGCCTGATAAACCAAAAGGAAGAGGTAAGGAAGTACAGATGCCTCCGGTAAAGCAATGTGCCTTAAAATATGGTATTCCTGTATTACAACCGATAAAAATCAAAGCCCCGGAGGCGGTGGAGGAGCTTCGGAAATATGAGGCAGATGTCTTCGTAGTAGCAGCTTTTGGGCAGTTATTATCCGAAGAGATCCTTACGATGCCCCCATATGGATGTATTAATATCCATGCATCGCTGCTTCCGAAGTACCGGGGAGCTGCTCCCATTCAATGGGTCATTTTGAATGGAGAGAAGGAAACCGGCATTACGATCATGCAGATGGATAAAGGGATCGATACAGGCGATATGCTGATGAAATGCGTTGTGCCTATCGGGGAGAAAGAAACAGGAGAATCCCTGCATGATAAATTAGGAGAAGCAGGTGCGAAGCTTATTGTGGAAGCCCTTCCCCTGATTGAGAAAAGAGAGCTTATTCCTGAGAAGCAAAAGGAGGAAGAAGCTACTCATATAACGATGTTGAAAAAATCTCTGGGACATATCAATTGGACGAAAAGTGCGGCGGAAATCGACTGTCTGATCAGAGGACTGAATTCATGGCCCAGCGCGTATACTTATTATGAGAAGAAAACACTGAAGATCTGGGAGGCTAAGCCGATGCCTTCGACAGAGGAAGGTGAATGTGAAGCAGGAACGGTGACGAAGGTGGAAAAGGATGCCTTTTATGTATGTACAGGCGACGGAGTTCTGCAAGTTACAGAGGTACAGCTTGAAGGAAAGAAGAGAATGAGGGTGAGGGACTTTCTGCTCGGATATGAAGTTGCGCCGGGTATGACACTGGATAAACAAATAGAATCTTACGGAGGTTAA
- the def gene encoding peptide deformylase, producing the protein MAIRNIREIGDEVLLKKCKEVKEMTPRIRELIDDMIDTMYDAYGVGLAAPQVGILKRIVVIDVTGDDPHVLINPRIVETSGEQTGNEACLSVPGKSGIVTRPNYAKVAALNENMEPYELEGTELLARAICHELDHLDGQLYVDRVEGELTDVSDWEEEE; encoded by the coding sequence ATGGCAATTAGAAACATAAGAGAAATTGGGGATGAGGTATTACTGAAAAAATGTAAAGAAGTAAAAGAAATGACCCCCCGTATCAGGGAGTTGATTGACGATATGATCGACACAATGTATGATGCCTATGGTGTAGGACTTGCGGCTCCTCAGGTCGGCATTTTGAAACGTATTGTAGTGATTGATGTGACGGGTGATGATCCCCACGTTCTGATTAATCCCAGGATAGTAGAAACGAGCGGGGAACAGACAGGAAACGAAGCTTGTCTTAGCGTTCCCGGTAAATCAGGAATTGTAACAAGGCCAAACTATGCAAAAGTAGCAGCATTAAATGAAAATATGGAGCCTTATGAATTAGAAGGAACTGAGCTTCTGGCCAGAGCTATCTGCCATGAACTCGATCATCTGGACGGTCAGCTCTATGTGGATCGAGTGGAAGGGGAACTGACGGACGTATCCGATTGGGAGGAAGAAGAATGA